In Clostridium swellfunianum, a genomic segment contains:
- a CDS encoding desulfoferrodoxin — translation MTELKQVFKCEICGNMVEVIHASGGTLTCCKQPMKLMVENTTDAAKEKHVPVAEKVEDGILIKVGSVDHPMLENHYIEWIEVQTANKIYRKYLKPGEKPEAFFAINEEVLAVREYCNLHGLWKA, via the coding sequence ATGACAGAACTAAAACAAGTTTTTAAATGCGAGATCTGCGGAAACATGGTAGAAGTAATTCATGCTTCTGGTGGAACCTTAACCTGCTGCAAGCAGCCTATGAAGCTAATGGTAGAAAACACTACAGATGCAGCTAAGGAAAAGCATGTTCCAGTTGCTGAGAAAGTAGAAGATGGTATATTAATTAAAGTTGGATCAGTGGACCACCCAATGCTTGAAAATCATTATATTGAGTGGATAGAGGTTCAAACAGCAAATAAGATATATAGAAAATATTTAAAGCCAGGAGAAAAGCCAGAAGCTTTCTTTGCTATAAATGAAGAAGTATTAGCAGTAAGAGAATACTGCAACCTTCATGGCTTATGGAAGGCCTAA
- a CDS encoding helix-turn-helix domain-containing protein: MQNVYLRFRRKIRPKNTFHKLMLSYVFLIFLMLLTSMLVLYEGYKQQMIDQSNTVSEKFINQGEYYTQYTLGWARSYIYQLYLDEQVYNLMFASNDDSQLVSTRYLKIKQAATMIPSVQSVYVYNRNTKMIYSSDGNTSYYSLFYDSDIANIIRDTSESMSTKFIPRQITVPINGTEYKKNVLTIILSNTKADADGTPYGAIVLNLDADAVQAYFENISEKDYNLIAVNTKGQIVLSSNRGTFLQDVSRLDYVGIILKAENKTGSFLSNISGKPSIVTYRYSEELGLFLLNIVKYETFMGSIKGMLKILISTFIILFIFGVAFSVFSSKRIYTPIANTVSSVKRYLNVDNDLSTELGVDEESKNEMEYVTRVIERLMNEPISFGKLSDKDLSFIKKQLLKGLLLNTVTELEGFKEKLEEAGFRTEGENLIAIVYKIDYYKGLLKTKSSDEINVLKSSLCEELMVISKRYFEGEVIGMEENEICLIIKTRDKSEEAVSAKLITLIQESQSELLKNFSTSLSVAIGKRVSTPEKLAVSYKTAQDCSQYRFKYGQKSILFNEKITEGIINSAKYDEAIEESIFKAVKLGNIDDVKEDLEKLFNTIFKMSYSDIVISITKFGINSQKVINNIYQLGKENAYIDIRGFTNNISDYETIEEVKRYFFELFTNVINQQKEKKANRKNDVIENVKKYIRDNYTDPLLSLEVIANEMRFSTNYLRTLFKDVEGKSISNYINEIRFEKAKELIETTELTAIEISSKIGFSNCNYFYTAFKKHYGLSPNQYRNNVNNVF, from the coding sequence ATGCAGAACGTATATTTACGATTTAGACGGAAAATACGACCTAAAAATACTTTTCATAAATTAATGCTTTCCTATGTTTTTCTCATATTTCTTATGCTACTAACTTCAATGCTTGTATTATATGAAGGTTATAAGCAGCAAATGATAGATCAGTCAAATACAGTATCAGAAAAGTTTATAAATCAAGGAGAATATTATACGCAGTATACTCTTGGATGGGCTAGATCTTACATATATCAGCTGTATTTGGACGAGCAGGTTTATAATTTGATGTTTGCTTCCAATGATGACTCGCAGCTGGTTTCTACACGATATTTAAAAATAAAACAAGCTGCAACTATGATTCCATCAGTTCAATCTGTATATGTATACAACCGAAATACTAAAATGATATACTCTTCAGACGGTAACACCTCCTATTATTCTTTATTTTATGATAGCGATATAGCTAACATAATTAGAGATACCAGCGAATCAATGAGCACTAAGTTTATTCCACGACAGATAACTGTACCTATAAACGGAACAGAATATAAGAAAAATGTGCTTACAATAATTTTATCTAATACCAAAGCAGACGCAGACGGCACACCCTATGGAGCGATAGTTTTAAACTTAGATGCTGATGCAGTACAAGCCTATTTTGAAAACATATCAGAAAAAGACTATAATTTAATAGCTGTAAATACAAAAGGACAAATAGTATTAAGCTCCAACAGGGGTACATTTCTACAGGATGTATCTAGGCTCGATTATGTAGGAATAATACTGAAGGCTGAAAACAAAACAGGAAGTTTTTTATCAAATATAAGTGGCAAGCCATCCATTGTAACTTACAGATATAGTGAAGAACTGGGCTTATTTTTATTAAATATAGTGAAGTATGAAACTTTCATGGGAAGTATTAAAGGAATGCTTAAAATTTTAATTTCAACATTTATAATTTTATTCATTTTTGGTGTAGCCTTTTCTGTGTTTTCATCAAAAAGAATATACACACCAATTGCTAATACCGTGAGTTCAGTGAAGCGTTATTTAAATGTTGACAACGACTTAAGTACTGAGCTTGGAGTTGATGAAGAATCAAAGAATGAAATGGAATATGTAACTAGAGTTATAGAGAGGCTTATGAATGAGCCTATATCCTTTGGTAAGCTTTCAGATAAAGATTTAAGTTTTATAAAGAAACAGCTTCTTAAGGGGCTGCTTTTAAATACAGTAACAGAACTTGAAGGTTTTAAGGAGAAGCTAGAGGAAGCTGGTTTTAGGACCGAAGGTGAAAACTTAATCGCTATTGTATATAAGATAGATTATTATAAGGGATTGCTTAAAACAAAAAGTAGCGATGAGATTAATGTGTTAAAAAGCAGTTTGTGCGAGGAACTCATGGTTATATCAAAAAGGTACTTTGAGGGTGAAGTTATAGGTATGGAAGAGAATGAAATATGTCTAATAATAAAAACTAGGGATAAATCGGAAGAAGCTGTATCTGCAAAATTAATAACACTAATTCAAGAAAGTCAATCAGAGCTTCTTAAAAATTTCAGTACTTCCTTATCTGTAGCTATAGGAAAAAGAGTTAGTACACCAGAAAAGCTAGCTGTATCTTATAAAACAGCTCAAGATTGCAGTCAGTATCGATTTAAATACGGCCAAAAATCAATATTGTTTAACGAAAAGATAACTGAAGGTATAATAAATTCTGCCAAATATGACGAGGCCATAGAGGAGTCTATTTTTAAGGCGGTTAAGCTAGGTAATATTGACGATGTAAAAGAAGATTTAGAAAAGCTGTTCAATACAATATTTAAAATGTCTTATAGCGATATTGTGATTTCAATCACTAAGTTTGGTATCAACTCACAAAAGGTTATAAACAATATTTATCAGTTGGGAAAAGAAAATGCCTATATAGACATAAGAGGATTTACAAATAACATATCTGACTACGAAACTATTGAAGAAGTCAAACGTTATTTTTTTGAGTTATTCACCAATGTAATCAATCAGCAAAAAGAAAAGAAAGCAAACAGAAAAAATGATGTTATTGAAAATGTAAAGAAATATATAAGAGATAATTATACCGACCCTTTACTTTCATTGGAGGTTATAGCTAATGAAATGAGATTTTCAACAAACTATCTGAGAACACTTTTTAAAGATGTTGAAGGAAAATCTATATCTAATTATATAAATGAAATAAGGTTTGAAAAAGCTAAAGAGCTTATAGAGACAACAGAGCTTACAGCTATAGAAATTTCATCAAAAATTGGATTTTCAAACTGCAATTATTTCTATACAGCCTTTAAAAAGCACTACGGCTTATCCCCTAACCAGTATAGAAATAATGTAAATAATGTATTTTAA
- a CDS encoding DUF368 domain-containing protein, translating into MKYLVNFLKGLAIGIATLVPGVSGGTMAVILGVYDDLIHAVSSFFSNWRKHIVILLEIGFGGLVGIALFSRLLENVTTKYPFIMGFFFIGVIFGGLPVLFKKAASGTRSKTDWIYFVVGLVIVLVMAWEPSATTTLATRQDLLSIIFLFIGGIVIAIALILPGISASFMLYVLGLYNVTLNAINTRNIPFLIPLGLGVALGTLGTAKTIEKLLEKHPSKTYMLIIGFVLGSLLPVFPGVPSGMSIVTSLLALALGFLLINWLSKKEI; encoded by the coding sequence ATGAAATATTTAGTTAACTTTTTAAAAGGCTTAGCTATAGGTATAGCTACACTAGTACCTGGTGTAAGCGGTGGTACTATGGCGGTAATACTAGGAGTTTATGATGATTTAATACATGCTGTAAGTTCATTCTTTAGTAACTGGAGAAAGCACATTGTTATACTTTTAGAAATTGGATTTGGAGGTCTTGTTGGTATAGCTTTATTCAGCAGGCTTCTTGAAAATGTAACTACAAAATATCCTTTTATTATGGGATTTTTCTTTATTGGAGTTATATTTGGAGGATTGCCTGTCTTATTTAAGAAGGCAGCATCAGGAACTAGAAGCAAGACCGACTGGATTTATTTTGTGGTAGGATTAGTAATAGTTCTTGTAATGGCTTGGGAGCCAAGTGCTACAACTACTTTGGCAACTAGACAGGACTTATTAAGTATAATCTTTCTTTTCATAGGTGGAATTGTTATAGCTATAGCGCTAATTTTACCTGGAATAAGTGCCTCCTTTATGCTTTATGTATTAGGATTATATAATGTTACCTTGAATGCTATTAATACTAGAAATATTCCATTCTTAATTCCATTAGGATTGGGTGTTGCATTGGGAACATTAGGAACTGCTAAAACTATCGAGAAACTTTTAGAGAAGCATCCAAGCAAAACTTATATGCTTATTATAGGTTTTGTTTTAGGTTCACTATTGCCTGTATTCCCAGGAGTGCCTTCAGGTATGTCAATAGTTACTTCACTATTAGCTCTTGCACTTGGATTCCTGTTAATAAACTGGCTAAGCAAGAAGGAAATTTAG
- the trpS gene encoding tryptophan--tRNA ligase has protein sequence MDEKKKVIFSGIQPSGQLTLGNYLGAIKNWVKLQDEYDCYFCVVDLHAITVKQEPKDLRARTLEVMAIYIAAGIVPEKNTIFIQSHVPAHSEAAWLLNCYTYMGELSRMTQFKDKSQRYGESIAAGLYNYPVLMAADILLYQTDLVPVGSDQKQHLELARDIAQRFNGLYSETFVIPEPYIAQTGAKIMDLQTPTKKMSKSEDNPNSYILIMDPPEVIRKKVSRAVTDSVGEVRYSDEQPGVKNLITILSTITGQTPKEIENKYAGQGYAQFKNDVGEAIVGELEPIQKKVKEILADKSYLENIYKTGAQKAEYSARKTLSKMQRKIGFIPAAR, from the coding sequence ATGGATGAGAAGAAAAAGGTTATTTTCAGTGGAATTCAACCATCTGGGCAACTAACTTTAGGTAATTATTTAGGAGCTATAAAGAATTGGGTAAAGCTTCAAGATGAATATGATTGCTATTTTTGTGTTGTTGATTTGCATGCAATAACCGTAAAACAGGAGCCGAAGGATTTGAGAGCTAGAACCTTGGAGGTTATGGCTATATATATCGCTGCTGGAATTGTTCCAGAGAAAAATACTATATTTATTCAATCCCACGTTCCAGCGCACTCTGAAGCAGCATGGCTGTTAAACTGCTATACCTATATGGGTGAGCTGAGCAGAATGACACAATTTAAGGATAAGTCACAAAGGTATGGAGAATCTATTGCTGCTGGGTTATACAATTACCCTGTGCTTATGGCGGCAGACATTTTGTTGTACCAGACAGATTTAGTGCCAGTAGGAAGCGATCAAAAGCAGCACCTTGAGCTAGCTCGTGACATCGCTCAAAGATTCAATGGACTATATAGTGAAACCTTTGTAATTCCAGAGCCGTACATTGCTCAAACTGGAGCGAAGATAATGGATTTACAAACGCCTACAAAGAAAATGTCAAAGTCTGAGGATAATCCAAACAGCTATATTTTAATTATGGATCCACCAGAGGTTATAAGAAAGAAGGTGAGCAGAGCTGTAACTGACAGTGTAGGAGAAGTTAGATACAGCGATGAACAGCCAGGGGTTAAAAATTTAATTACAATATTAAGTACAATAACAGGTCAAACTCCAAAAGAAATAGAAAACAAGTATGCTGGTCAGGGATATGCTCAATTTAAAAATGATGTAGGAGAGGCAATAGTAGGTGAGCTTGAGCCAATTCAAAAGAAGGTTAAAGAAATTTTAGCTGACAAGTCATACCTAGAAAATATCTATAAAACTGGCGCTCAGAAAGCCGAATATTCAGCTCGCAAAACATTATCCAAGATGCAGAGAAAAATTGGTTTTATCCCTGCAGCTAGATAA